A genome region from Mycolicibacterium litorale includes the following:
- a CDS encoding acyl-CoA dehydrogenase family protein, with product MTRLAQTLGLTEFQTEIISTVRQFVDKEIIPNAQELEHADTYPQAIVDAMKDMGLFGLMIPEEYGGLGESLLTYALCVEELARGWMSVSGVINTHFIVAYMIRQHGTDAQKQRFLPRMATGETRGAFSMSEPELGSDVAAIRTRARRDDSGGYVIDGQKMWLTNGGSSTLVAALVRTDEGADKPHRNLTAFLVEKPTGFGEVAPGLTIPGKLDKLGYKGIDTTELIFDGYRASAEDVLGEKPGQGFVQMMDGVEVGRVNVSARACGVGLRAFELAVRYAQQRETFGKPIAEHQAIAFQLAEMATKVEAAHLMMVNAARLKDSGERNDVAAGMAKYLASEFCAEVTQQSFRIHGGYGYSKEYEIERLMRDAPFLLIGEGTSEIQKNIISKRLLADYRI from the coding sequence GTGACGCGCCTCGCCCAGACCCTGGGTCTGACCGAGTTCCAGACCGAGATCATCTCCACGGTCCGGCAATTCGTGGACAAGGAGATCATCCCGAACGCGCAGGAACTCGAACACGCCGACACGTACCCGCAGGCCATCGTCGACGCGATGAAAGACATGGGTCTGTTCGGCCTGATGATCCCCGAGGAGTACGGGGGACTGGGCGAGTCGCTGCTCACCTACGCGCTGTGCGTGGAGGAACTGGCCCGTGGCTGGATGAGCGTCTCCGGCGTGATCAACACCCACTTCATCGTCGCCTACATGATCCGCCAGCACGGCACCGATGCGCAGAAGCAGCGCTTCCTGCCGCGGATGGCCACCGGTGAGACCAGGGGCGCGTTCTCGATGTCGGAACCCGAACTGGGCTCCGACGTCGCGGCAATCCGTACGCGGGCACGGCGCGACGACTCGGGCGGTTATGTCATCGACGGCCAGAAGATGTGGCTGACCAACGGCGGCAGCTCGACGCTGGTCGCCGCGCTGGTCCGCACCGACGAGGGCGCCGACAAACCGCACCGCAACCTGACGGCGTTCCTCGTCGAGAAGCCGACGGGGTTCGGGGAGGTCGCGCCCGGCCTGACGATTCCCGGCAAGCTGGACAAGCTGGGGTACAAGGGAATCGACACCACCGAGCTGATTTTCGACGGCTACCGTGCGAGCGCCGAGGACGTGCTCGGTGAGAAGCCCGGTCAAGGCTTCGTCCAGATGATGGACGGCGTTGAGGTCGGCAGGGTCAACGTGTCGGCGCGGGCCTGCGGAGTGGGGCTGAGGGCGTTCGAACTCGCGGTGCGCTACGCCCAGCAGCGCGAGACGTTCGGCAAACCGATCGCCGAGCACCAGGCGATCGCCTTCCAGCTGGCCGAGATGGCGACGAAAGTCGAAGCCGCACATCTGATGATGGTCAACGCCGCCCGGCTCAAGGACTCCGGCGAGCGCAACGACGTCGCCGCCGGCATGGCCAAATACCTTGCCAGCGAATTCTGCGCCGAGGTGACCCAGCAGAGCTTCCGCATCCACGGCGGCTACGGCTACTCGAAGGAGTACGAGATCGAGCGGCTCATGCGCGATGCGCCGTTCCTGCTGATCGGCGAGGGCACCAGCGAGATCCAGAAGAACATCATCAGCAAGCGTCTGCTCGCCGACTACCGGATCTGA
- a CDS encoding GntR family transcriptional regulator, whose protein sequence is MTAPDFAARPQLSEDIARFVRRRIFDGTYPAGGYIRLEQLAGELGVSVTPVREALFELRAEGLLAQQPRRGFVVLPVTGRDIADVSNVQAYVGGELAARAALHITADQVRDLTAIQDALEEAYTRHDGEAAVRLNHEFHRAINVAADSPKLAQMMSLITRYAPESVFPTIEEWPQESVRHHRQLLAALENHDADLARAAMSEHLAAGAAPLIDHLRARGVVQ, encoded by the coding sequence ATGACCGCACCCGATTTCGCGGCCCGGCCCCAACTGTCCGAGGACATCGCCCGGTTCGTCCGACGGCGGATCTTCGACGGCACCTATCCGGCAGGCGGGTACATCCGGCTCGAGCAACTGGCCGGTGAACTCGGCGTCAGCGTCACACCGGTGCGTGAGGCACTGTTCGAGCTGCGCGCCGAAGGCCTTCTGGCGCAACAACCCCGGCGGGGGTTCGTGGTGCTGCCGGTCACCGGCCGCGATATCGCCGATGTGTCGAACGTGCAGGCGTACGTCGGCGGCGAGCTGGCCGCGCGCGCGGCGCTACACATCACCGCCGATCAGGTGCGGGACCTCACCGCCATCCAGGACGCGCTCGAAGAGGCGTACACGCGCCACGACGGGGAAGCGGCGGTCCGGCTCAATCACGAGTTCCACCGGGCGATCAACGTCGCGGCGGACTCCCCGAAGCTGGCCCAGATGATGTCGTTGATCACCCGGTACGCACCGGAGTCGGTGTTCCCGACCATCGAGGAATGGCCGCAGGAGTCGGTGCGCCACCACCGGCAACTGCTCGCCGCGCTGGAGAACCACGATGCGGACCTGGCGCGCGCCGCGATGTCGGAGCACCTTGCGGCGGGCGCGGCACCGCTCATCGACCACCTCAGGGCACGCGGCGTGGTCCAGTAG
- a CDS encoding enoyl-CoA hydratase/isomerase family protein: protein MSAMSFDTIKYEADGHKATITLNRPEALNALSPHMITELRTAYEAAENDDDVWLLIVTGTGRAFCTGADVKEIPGDGKVLYDRPYLSTYDQWEAPQEGTPPFRRMAKPVIAAINGLCCGAGLDWVTTCDIVIASDRAQFFDPHVSIGLVAAREMVRLARVLPRTVALRMALTGRHERMSPQRAYELGMVTEVVPHDRLLERAHEIADIVNSNAPLAVRGTRLAIHKTLDLPLHEAEILAEAFRERVVRTEDALEGPRAFVEKRAPDWQCR, encoded by the coding sequence ATGTCAGCCATGTCGTTCGACACGATCAAGTACGAGGCCGACGGCCACAAGGCCACGATCACACTGAACCGGCCCGAAGCACTCAACGCGCTCAGCCCGCACATGATCACCGAACTGCGCACGGCCTACGAGGCCGCGGAGAACGACGACGACGTCTGGCTGCTCATCGTCACCGGCACCGGACGCGCCTTCTGTACCGGCGCCGACGTCAAGGAGATCCCCGGTGACGGCAAGGTGCTCTACGATCGCCCGTACCTGTCGACCTACGACCAGTGGGAGGCACCCCAGGAGGGCACTCCCCCGTTCCGCCGCATGGCCAAACCCGTGATCGCGGCGATCAACGGGTTGTGCTGCGGCGCCGGACTGGACTGGGTCACCACCTGCGACATCGTCATCGCGTCGGACCGCGCGCAGTTCTTCGACCCGCACGTGAGCATCGGCCTGGTCGCCGCACGCGAGATGGTACGTCTGGCAAGGGTTCTCCCGCGGACCGTGGCCCTGCGAATGGCCCTGACCGGCAGACACGAACGGATGAGCCCGCAGCGCGCCTACGAGCTGGGCATGGTCACCGAGGTCGTCCCTCACGACCGCCTGCTCGAACGCGCCCACGAGATCGCCGACATCGTCAACTCCAACGCGCCCCTGGCCGTCCGTGGCACCCGGTTGGCCATCCACAAGACCCTCGACCTCCCGCTGCACGAAGCGGAGATCCTGGCCGAGGCGTTCCGGGAGCGGGTGGTCCGCACCGAGGACGCGCTCGAGGGACCGAGGGCGTTCGTCGAGAAGCGCGCCCCCGACTGGCAGTGTCGATAG
- a CDS encoding class I adenylate-forming enzyme family protein, whose product MTDPVRCGTDTVDRLVRLRAERDPTSVAVIDPHARITYGQLHVTTIDLAAAFIEAGVGKGTRVGLIMPNSVRWVQIAVALTRIGAVLVPLSTLLAPPELAAQLRTASVRVLISVPEFRGRRYLDDLEAHRAALPALRAVWTAEQAVTAPVSERATRIVDALTDAVTPSDLFVVMFTSGSSGPPKGVMHSHGNALAAVRSGLDARCITAETRLYLPMPFFWVGGFGSGVLSALLAGATLVTEEIPQADTTLRLLERERVTLFRGWPDQAEALARHPASVSADLSSLRPGSLEALLPPQDRSDPGARATLFGMTEAFGPYCGYRADTDMPRSAWGSCGRPFAGMQVRITDTESGAPVSGGVIGEIQLRGPHVMRGVCRRGREEVFTADGWYPTGDLGRLDDDGFLFYHGRSDDMFKVSGATVYPSEVEKALRTIDGVAGAFVTDVSNAVGAMVVSRRPVDQLRAEARARLSAFKVPTVWLVVDDDAAVPRRATGKVDVRALRELLTAATGPRRVP is encoded by the coding sequence ATGACTGACCCCGTCCGGTGTGGCACCGACACCGTGGACCGCCTGGTACGGCTGCGCGCCGAACGCGATCCCACCTCCGTCGCCGTGATCGACCCGCACGCTCGTATCACCTACGGTCAACTCCACGTCACCACAATCGATCTCGCGGCGGCGTTCATCGAGGCCGGCGTCGGCAAGGGCACCCGGGTGGGGTTGATCATGCCCAACAGCGTGCGATGGGTGCAGATCGCCGTGGCGCTCACCCGGATCGGGGCCGTCCTCGTGCCGCTCAGCACACTGCTCGCCCCGCCCGAATTGGCCGCACAACTGCGCACCGCATCGGTACGGGTGCTGATCAGCGTGCCGGAGTTCCGGGGCCGTCGCTACCTCGACGACCTGGAAGCGCACCGCGCCGCGCTGCCCGCGCTGCGAGCGGTGTGGACCGCCGAACAGGCCGTGACCGCACCGGTTTCCGAGCGCGCCACCCGCATCGTCGACGCGCTCACCGACGCGGTCACTCCCAGCGACCTGTTCGTCGTCATGTTCACCTCCGGCAGCAGTGGACCGCCAAAAGGGGTCATGCACTCCCACGGCAACGCACTGGCGGCGGTGCGTTCCGGGCTGGACGCTCGGTGCATCACGGCGGAGACCCGGCTGTATCTGCCGATGCCGTTCTTCTGGGTGGGTGGGTTCGGCAGCGGTGTGCTCTCGGCGCTGCTGGCCGGCGCGACGCTGGTGACCGAAGAGATCCCGCAGGCCGACACCACGCTTCGCCTGCTCGAGCGGGAGCGGGTGACCCTGTTCCGCGGGTGGCCAGATCAGGCCGAAGCGCTTGCGCGTCATCCGGCTTCGGTCAGCGCGGACCTGTCGTCGCTGCGGCCGGGCAGTCTGGAGGCACTGCTACCGCCGCAGGACCGCAGTGACCCGGGCGCGCGGGCCACGCTGTTCGGGATGACCGAGGCGTTCGGACCGTACTGTGGCTACCGCGCCGACACCGACATGCCGCGCTCGGCGTGGGGTAGCTGTGGCCGCCCCTTCGCGGGGATGCAGGTCCGCATCACCGACACCGAATCAGGTGCGCCGGTGAGTGGCGGCGTCATCGGCGAGATCCAGCTGCGCGGCCCGCATGTCATGCGCGGAGTCTGCCGGCGTGGCCGCGAAGAGGTGTTCACCGCCGACGGCTGGTACCCGACCGGCGACCTCGGCCGCCTCGACGATGACGGATTCCTTTTCTACCACGGCCGTTCCGACGACATGTTCAAGGTCAGCGGCGCCACCGTCTATCCCAGCGAGGTCGAGAAGGCGCTGCGGACCATCGACGGGGTGGCGGGTGCCTTCGTCACGGACGTGTCCAACGCCGTCGGCGCGATGGTGGTCTCGCGGCGTCCGGTCGACCAGCTGCGCGCCGAGGCCCGCGCGCGGCTGAGCGCGTTCAAGGTACCGACGGTGTGGCTGGTGGTCGACGACGACGCGGCAGTCCCCCGCAGGGCCACCGGCAAGGTGGACGTCCGGGCGCTGCGTGAGCTGCTCACCGCGGCTACTGGACCACGCCGCGTGCCCTGA
- a CDS encoding class I adenylate-forming enzyme family protein, translating into MSADPTTVPALLGQQAQARADHPLLVCDDERLGYAAADRRSAQLARRLVALGAGKGSHVGVLYPNGARFVVATLAVARIGAVVVPFPTMATTAELHAQLRDSDVEILLTAVSYRSHDYVRQLSQILGAEPPTGRRLFSAAVPQLRHVLIDADGAGAGESDLGPLEDDVDGADVLAIVYTSGSTGAPKGAIHTHAAMLTHQRNLNAIRHLDATDTLFCNSPFFWIGGFAFGLLATMTAGATLVCSNATDAARTLDLIETERPTVTNGFAAGIAHLTRDPTFVGRDLSTLRRGNLYPIMAPDTRPADPELRHNMLGLTEAGSVVLLSGDLSDQPEHRRGSFGKPAPGFGIRIVDPESGAPVPIVTVGELCLGGRYLMLRYHRRSREECFDADGWFHTGDLARTDGDGYVYFVGRRDSMIKTAGAHVAAAEVEAALARVTGGTAHVMGLPDAERGRIVAAVVVLDDGATFDEAAVRERLRTELSPYKVPRRFAVLRRCEVPLRSSGKVDLAALAEVFDD; encoded by the coding sequence GTGTCGGCTGACCCGACAACTGTGCCCGCGCTGCTGGGGCAGCAGGCGCAGGCCCGCGCAGACCATCCCCTCCTCGTCTGTGACGATGAACGACTGGGCTACGCCGCTGCCGACCGCCGGTCGGCGCAGCTGGCCCGGCGCCTGGTGGCGCTGGGCGCCGGCAAGGGCAGCCATGTCGGTGTGCTGTACCCCAACGGCGCCCGATTCGTGGTGGCCACGCTGGCGGTTGCACGCATCGGTGCGGTGGTGGTGCCGTTCCCGACGATGGCGACCACGGCCGAACTGCACGCCCAACTCCGCGACAGCGACGTCGAGATCCTGCTCACCGCGGTCTCCTACCGGTCGCACGACTACGTCCGGCAGTTGTCGCAGATCCTCGGCGCCGAACCGCCCACCGGCCGGCGGCTGTTCAGCGCCGCGGTACCGCAGCTGCGTCATGTGCTGATCGACGCCGACGGTGCCGGGGCCGGCGAGTCCGACCTCGGCCCGCTCGAGGACGACGTCGACGGTGCGGATGTGCTGGCGATCGTCTACACCTCGGGCTCCACCGGTGCGCCCAAAGGTGCGATCCACACGCACGCCGCCATGCTCACCCATCAGCGCAACCTCAATGCGATCCGCCACCTCGACGCCACCGACACACTGTTCTGCAACTCCCCGTTCTTCTGGATCGGCGGATTCGCGTTCGGGCTGCTCGCCACCATGACCGCCGGCGCCACGCTGGTCTGCTCGAACGCGACGGACGCCGCGCGGACCCTCGACCTGATCGAAACCGAACGGCCCACTGTCACCAACGGATTCGCCGCCGGAATCGCGCATCTCACCCGCGACCCGACCTTCGTGGGCCGCGACCTGTCGACCCTGCGGCGCGGCAACCTCTATCCGATCATGGCGCCGGACACCCGCCCGGCCGATCCCGAGCTGCGGCACAACATGCTGGGCCTCACCGAGGCGGGCAGCGTCGTTCTGCTCAGCGGTGACTTGAGCGATCAACCCGAACACCGCAGAGGTTCCTTCGGTAAGCCCGCACCGGGGTTCGGCATCCGCATCGTCGACCCGGAGAGCGGTGCGCCGGTGCCGATCGTAACGGTGGGCGAATTGTGCTTGGGTGGGCGGTATCTCATGCTGCGCTACCACCGGCGCTCCCGCGAGGAATGCTTCGACGCCGACGGCTGGTTCCACACCGGCGACCTGGCGCGCACCGATGGGGATGGGTACGTGTACTTCGTCGGACGCCGCGATTCGATGATCAAGACCGCGGGCGCCCACGTGGCGGCCGCCGAAGTCGAAGCCGCCCTGGCTCGGGTCACGGGCGGCACCGCCCATGTGATGGGGCTGCCCGACGCGGAGCGGGGGCGGATCGTGGCGGCGGTGGTCGTGCTCGACGACGGCGCGACGTTCGACGAGGCGGCGGTGCGCGAGCGGCTCCGCACCGAACTGTCACCGTACAAGGTGCCCAGGAGGTTCGCCGTGCTGCGGCGGTGTGAGGTGCCGCTGCGCTCCAGCGGCAAGGTGGACCTGGCGGCGCTCGCCGAGGTCTTCGATGACTGA
- a CDS encoding enoyl-CoA hydratase/isomerase family protein, which translates to MTFETILFDVDDTAHVATITLNRPERLNAFNRTMCEEMQRAWRLVKHRESVHAVVLRAAGDRAFSAGLDVTSSYGQPDNVWNHEDPGELLSPKWQKMWKPVVCAVQGMCTAGAFYFVNEADVVVCSDDATFFDSHVSAGLVCALEPVGLMRRVGLGETLRIALLGNDERVGAGTALRIGLVTEVVARDELWARAHEIAATIAAKPPSATQGTVKAIWESLDRPYRAAMEQGLIYTRLGNPLGQAELAAGAAIPKADPRIR; encoded by the coding sequence ATGACCTTCGAGACCATCCTGTTCGACGTCGACGACACCGCCCATGTCGCCACCATCACGCTCAACCGCCCCGAGCGGCTCAACGCGTTCAACCGCACGATGTGCGAGGAGATGCAGCGGGCCTGGCGCCTGGTGAAGCACCGCGAGTCGGTGCACGCCGTCGTGCTGCGGGCCGCCGGCGACCGGGCGTTCAGCGCCGGGCTGGACGTCACCTCTTCCTACGGGCAGCCCGACAACGTCTGGAACCACGAGGATCCCGGTGAACTGCTCAGTCCGAAGTGGCAGAAGATGTGGAAGCCGGTGGTGTGCGCCGTCCAGGGCATGTGCACCGCGGGCGCGTTCTACTTCGTCAACGAGGCCGACGTGGTGGTCTGTTCCGACGATGCGACGTTCTTCGACTCCCACGTCAGCGCCGGTCTGGTCTGCGCGCTGGAACCGGTCGGGCTGATGCGGCGCGTCGGCCTCGGTGAGACGTTGCGAATCGCGTTGCTCGGCAACGATGAACGCGTGGGGGCGGGGACGGCGCTGCGGATCGGTCTGGTCACCGAGGTGGTGGCGCGCGACGAACTGTGGGCGCGCGCCCACGAGATCGCGGCGACGATCGCCGCCAAGCCGCCGTCGGCCACCCAGGGCACCGTCAAGGCGATCTGGGAGTCGTTGGACCGACCGTACCGCGCCGCCATGGAACAGGGCCTGATCTACACCCGGCTGGGCAACCCCCTCGGGCAGGCCGAACTCGCCGCGGGCGCAGCCATTCCGAAGGCCGACCCGAGGATCCGCTGA
- a CDS encoding class I adenylate-forming enzyme family protein: MYPLSRRITDVLSLQPEAQALEYEDRWHSWGQLGTLAALIGDVAGERREDGPPQIGVMLRNSPVHVGALLGVLAAGATVVVINPARGDARIRTDISTLGLPLLVGTPEDLAALVDPDVHGTRVEITTLDSAPRVVRTGAIPDPGSRPGVAVRMLTSGTTGPPKRVDLTYDMLARSVIGPDPDEAIAPASPRRGVAIVNSPLVHIGGVFRVLLCIAEARPFVLLERFELTRWARAVRTHRPKAVSLVPAALRTVLDSDLRRDDLAGLQAVTSGTAPLSADDADAFTERFGVPVLTSYAATEFGGGVAGWTLADHRRHWRDKRGSVGRANPGAQLRVVAEDGAVLGPDQPGLLEVKPAQLGPGTEWIRTTDLARIDADGFLWILGRADQAIIRGGFKVMPDDVRTALEGHPAVQGAAVVGRPDVRLGETPVAMVELRAPADTGELTEYLRDRLSGYEIPTEIAVVDAIPRTASGKADLQAVRRHFSGQAERVG; this comes from the coding sequence ATGTACCCGCTGTCCCGGCGCATCACCGACGTGCTGTCGCTGCAACCCGAGGCCCAGGCGCTGGAATACGAGGACCGCTGGCACAGCTGGGGGCAACTGGGCACCCTGGCCGCCCTGATCGGCGACGTGGCCGGCGAACGCCGCGAGGACGGACCACCGCAGATCGGGGTCATGCTGCGCAACAGCCCCGTTCACGTCGGCGCACTGCTGGGGGTGCTGGCCGCCGGCGCGACCGTGGTGGTGATCAACCCGGCACGCGGCGATGCCCGTATCCGGACCGACATCTCCACGCTCGGATTACCGCTCCTCGTCGGGACGCCCGAGGACCTCGCCGCGCTCGTCGACCCCGATGTCCACGGCACCCGCGTGGAGATCACCACTCTCGACTCCGCGCCGCGAGTGGTCCGCACCGGCGCGATCCCCGACCCCGGCAGCCGACCGGGTGTGGCGGTGCGCATGCTGACCAGTGGCACCACCGGACCACCCAAACGTGTGGACCTCACCTACGACATGCTCGCCCGCAGCGTCATCGGCCCGGACCCTGACGAGGCGATCGCGCCGGCGTCGCCTCGCCGGGGTGTCGCGATCGTCAACTCGCCGCTCGTCCACATCGGCGGGGTGTTCCGCGTCCTGCTGTGCATCGCGGAGGCCCGCCCGTTCGTGCTGCTGGAACGGTTCGAGCTCACCCGGTGGGCCCGCGCCGTGCGCACCCACCGGCCCAAGGCGGTGTCGCTGGTGCCCGCGGCGCTTCGGACGGTGCTCGACTCCGATCTGCGGCGCGACGATCTGGCCGGCCTGCAGGCCGTCACCTCCGGCACCGCCCCGCTGTCCGCCGACGACGCCGACGCGTTCACCGAGCGGTTCGGCGTACCGGTGCTCACCTCGTATGCCGCAACGGAATTCGGGGGTGGCGTCGCAGGGTGGACGTTGGCGGACCACCGGCGCCACTGGCGGGACAAGCGCGGCAGTGTGGGCCGGGCCAACCCGGGCGCCCAGCTGCGGGTCGTCGCCGAGGACGGCGCCGTACTCGGACCCGATCAGCCCGGTCTGCTCGAGGTGAAACCGGCCCAGCTCGGCCCCGGCACCGAGTGGATCCGCACCACCGACCTCGCGCGCATCGACGCCGACGGCTTCCTGTGGATCCTCGGGCGGGCCGATCAGGCCATCATCCGCGGCGGGTTCAAGGTCATGCCCGACGACGTGCGGACCGCGCTCGAGGGCCATCCCGCCGTACAGGGCGCCGCGGTGGTCGGCAGGCCCGACGTCCGCCTCGGTGAGACCCCGGTGGCGATGGTCGAACTCCGGGCACCCGCCGACACCGGCGAGCTGACCGAGTACCTGCGCGACCGGTTGTCCGGATACGAGATCCCTACCGAGATCGCCGTCGTCGACGCCATCCCCCGCACTGCGTCCGGCAAGGCCGACCTGCAGGCGGTACGGCGCCACTTCAGCGGTCAGGCAGAGCGTGTCGGCTGA
- a CDS encoding acetyl-CoA C-acetyltransferase, with product MRETVICEPVRTPIGRYGGMFKDLTAVDLAVAALSGLLDRTGIEPAAVDDVILGHCYPSSEAPAIGRVVALDAGLPVTVPGMQIDRRCGSGLQSVIQACLQVGSGANDVVIAGGAESMSNVAFYSTDMRWGGARGGVAVHDALARGRTTAGGRRHPVPGGMLETAENLRREYGIGRAEQDELAVASHQRAVAAQKNGVFAEEIIPVTVRTRRGDDVIDTDEHPRADTSTESLARLTPILAKQDPEATVTAGNASGQNDAASMCLVTTPEKAAELGLTPLVRLVSWGLAGVAPHVMGIGPVPATEVALARADLELSDIDLIELNEAFAAQALAVMREWKLTDRDMERTNVHGSGISLGHPVGATGGRMLATLARELTRRQARYGLETMCIGGGQGLAAIFERVAS from the coding sequence ATGCGTGAGACCGTCATCTGCGAACCCGTCCGCACGCCGATCGGGCGCTACGGAGGCATGTTCAAGGACCTCACCGCGGTCGACCTCGCGGTGGCGGCGCTGTCCGGTCTGCTCGACCGTACAGGCATCGAGCCGGCGGCGGTCGACGACGTGATCCTCGGGCACTGCTATCCCAGCAGCGAGGCGCCGGCCATCGGGCGGGTGGTGGCGCTCGACGCCGGTCTGCCCGTGACCGTGCCGGGTATGCAGATCGACCGTCGGTGCGGTTCGGGTCTGCAATCGGTGATCCAGGCCTGCCTGCAGGTCGGCAGCGGCGCGAACGACGTGGTGATCGCCGGTGGCGCGGAGAGCATGAGCAATGTCGCCTTCTACTCGACTGATATGCGGTGGGGCGGCGCCCGTGGCGGCGTGGCCGTCCACGACGCCCTCGCTCGCGGCAGGACCACCGCCGGTGGGCGGCGCCACCCCGTCCCGGGCGGCATGCTGGAGACCGCCGAGAACCTGCGCCGCGAGTACGGCATCGGCCGGGCCGAGCAGGACGAACTGGCGGTCGCCTCGCACCAGCGGGCGGTCGCCGCGCAGAAGAACGGCGTCTTCGCCGAGGAGATCATTCCGGTGACCGTGCGCACGCGGCGTGGCGACGACGTCATCGACACCGACGAACATCCGCGCGCGGACACGTCCACGGAGAGCCTCGCCCGGCTCACACCGATTCTGGCGAAACAGGATCCGGAGGCGACGGTCACCGCGGGCAATGCCAGCGGGCAGAACGACGCCGCGTCGATGTGTCTGGTCACCACACCCGAGAAGGCCGCGGAGCTCGGGCTCACGCCACTGGTCAGGTTGGTGTCGTGGGGCCTGGCCGGGGTGGCGCCGCATGTGATGGGGATCGGACCGGTGCCCGCCACCGAGGTCGCGCTGGCGAGGGCGGACCTCGAGTTGTCGGACATCGACCTCATCGAACTCAACGAGGCGTTCGCCGCGCAGGCGCTCGCCGTCATGCGCGAGTGGAAGTTGACCGACCGCGACATGGAGCGCACCAACGTGCACGGTTCGGGCATCTCGCTGGGACATCCGGTGGGCGCCACCGGTGGGCGGATGCTCGCCACGCTGGCCCGCGAGCTGACCCGGCGCCAGGCCCGCTATGGGCTGGAGACGATGTGCATCGGCGGCGGACAGGGTCTGGCCGCGATCTTCGAGCGGGTGGCCTCGTGA